The following proteins are encoded in a genomic region of Alnus glutinosa chromosome 8, dhAlnGlut1.1, whole genome shotgun sequence:
- the LOC133876369 gene encoding probable WRKY transcription factor 31 — MDLNSNPFLNCGDDHHEHVYPAGSSNNGKPMVKEMDFFAADNNSSKKDRVDDGLVHGLELNTGSVKSNVDIDGTSDNTGRNKRKVKELIIHAQAELNQMHVENERLTDMINQVNNNYNVLKTNLDTLIQHRQIRNVNTEKHDHEMINGAAKEKEHVCKTQNIQLDLDKSDVGDSATTGREKSEDQAIPGRVPNKVPKFGASKDFDQQSETISELIRKARVSVRARSDAYMISDGCHWRKYGQKMAKRNPFPRAYYRCTMGSSCPVRKQIQRCAEDQSILITTYEGRHNHQLPPAAEAMVSTTSAAASMLLSGPLPSSDALIMNSNILARNALSSSLNFATLSTAAPFPTVTIDLTDHSDHKSSQFHSQSNYFGLHVSQGMDLPLLAPNADAVSSATAAITANPHITAALAAAIASVIDNVRSNHSSKSHTATRNSSDNNA; from the exons ATGGACCTCAATAGCAACCCATTTCTCAACTGCGGAGATGATCATCATGAACATGTTTATCCAGCCGGGAGTTCCAATAATGGGAAACCAATGGTCAAGGAGATGGACTTCTTTGCCGCCGACAATAATTCTTCCAAGAAAGATCGTGTAGATGATGGGCTGGTGCATGGTTTGGAACTTAAC actGGTAGCGTCAAATCAAATGTGGACATTGATGGAACATCAGACAACACTGGACGTAACAAGCGAAAAGTAAAAGAG TTGATCATACATGCTCAGGCTGAATTGAACCAGATGCATGTGGAAAATGAACGCTTAACAGATATGATTAATCAGGTGAATAACAACTACAATGTCCTGAAAACGAATCTTGACACACTGATCCAGCACCGTCAGATTCGAAACGTCAATACCGAAAAACATGATCATGAG ATGATTAATGGAGCAGCCAAGGAGAAAGAGCATGTGTGTAAGACACAAAATATACAGTTGGATCTGGATAAGAGTGATGTCGGGGATAGTGCAACAACTGGGAGAGAGAAGAGCGAAGACCAAGCAATTCCAGGGAGGGTTCCTAACAAAGTCCCTAAATTTGGTGCTTCCAAGGATTTCGATCAGCAGTCGGAAACGATTTCGGAGTTGATCAGAAAAGCTCGAGTATCAGTTCGAGCCCGATCAGACGCATACATG ATTTCTGACGGATGCCATTGGAGAAAGTATGGGCAgaagatggcaaaaagaaaccCATTTCCTCGAGCTTATTATCGTTGCACCATGGGATCTAGTTGCCCGGTTCGCAAACaa ATACAAAGGTGTGCAGAAGATCAGTCAATCCTCATAACCACATATGAAGGTCGTCATAACCATCAGCTCCCTCCAGCCGCCGAGGCAATGGTTTCCACCACATCAGCAGCCGCATCAATGCTGCTTTCAGGACCATTGCCTAGTTCAGATGCGCTAATCATGAATTCAAACATATTAGCAAGAAATGCACTTTCTAGCTCACTAAACTTCGCTACACTTTCAACAGCCGCTCCATTTCCTACTGTTACAATCGACCTCACTGATCACTCTGATCATAAGTCCTCTCAGTTCCACAGCCAATCAAACTATTTTGGTCTTCATGTCTCTCAGGGAATGGATCTTCCTCTCTTAGCACCCAACGCCGATGCAGTCAGTTCAGCGACAGCTGCCATCACAGCAAACCCTCACATCACTGCTGCACTAGCGGCGGCCATTGCCTCTGTCATTGACAATGTTCGTTCAAACCATAGTAGTAAAAGTCATACTGCTACAAGAAACAGCAGTGACAACAATGCGTGA